In Brassica rapa cultivar Chiifu-401-42 chromosome A06, CAAS_Brap_v3.01, whole genome shotgun sequence, a single window of DNA contains:
- the LOC103871677 gene encoding putative FBD-associated F-box protein At1g50980: MRNQIRRRGTRRNPIRRRDTVSEIPDELLLTILSFLPSKDVVATSAISKRWKSLWKEVTTFRYDDPYPLPFNMFALFIRSRSSVDILQLKLSPGFSRTDINPLVNDAVARSLRELRIEMLYISFELPQCLYFYQQLETLILQKLSLVDIPSNVSLIGVKKLHILSVRFLSDESVIKLLSICPLLEDLVVRRSLYTNVMIFTIDVPTLKNLYIYNSWKSRPEGVHGFVVNAPSLRCFYIKDSFSNYLRFGNMTELVKSPYLPLATSFLFLDHLELYSCPSQWCNLLKDAPILRVLKLYQKHSQPNDVTDSWNQPISVPECLMSHLEIFEWRHYNGTDQEREAAKYILGNASCLKKASFYSKSARKHDILKELESVERGSKTCMLVFE, encoded by the exons ATGAGGAATCAGATTCGTAGGAGGGGTACAAGGAGGAATCCGATTCGTCGGAGGGATACAGTGAGTGAAATTCCAGACGAGTTGCTGTTGACGATACTGTCTTTTCTTCCTAGTAAAGATGTTGTAGCCACGAGTGCCATTTCAAAACGGTGGAAGTCTCTTTGGAAGGAGGTAACGACATTCAGATATGATGATCCATATCCTCTCCCTTTTAACATGTTTGCGCTATTCATTAGAAGCAGATCAAGTGTAGACATCTTGCAGCTCAAGTTGAGCCCAGGTTTTTCGAGAACAGATATCAACCCTTTGGTTAATGATGCAGTGGCTCGCTCTTTGAGAGAACTGAGGATAGAGATGCTTTACATATCCTTTGAGTTGCCCCAATGCTTGTATTTCTATCAACAACTTGAAACCCTCATACTCCAGAAACTTAGTCTTGTGGATATTCCATCTAACGTTTCTTTGATTGGTGTCAAGAAACTCCATATTTTATCGGTTAGATTCTTAAGCGACGAATCAGTGATTAAGCTTCTAAGCATATGCCCACTTCTTGAAGACTTGGTAGTGAGAAGAAGCCTATATACCAATGTGATGATATTTACTATTGATGTTCCTACACTGAAGAATTTATATATCTACAATTCGTGGAAGTCAAGGCCTGAAGGTGTTCATGGGTTTGTGGTTAATGCACCTTCTTTGAGGTGCTTCTATATTAAGGACAGCTTCAGCAACTATTTACGGTTTGGTAATATGACGGAGCTGGTCAAG TCTCCATATCTTCCTCTTGCTACTTCGTTCCTCTTTCTTGACCACCTAGAGCTATACTCATGTCCTTCCCAGTGGTGTAATTTACTCAAAGACGCTCCAATACTCCGAGTTCTCAAGTTGTATCAGAAACACTCTCAGCCCAACGACGTGACTGATTCATGGAACCAACCAATTTCTGTTCCTGAATGTTTAATGTCCCATCTGGAGATCTTCGAGTGGAGACACTACAATGGCACCGACCAAGAGAGAGAAGCTGCAAAGTACATCCTAGGAAATGCGAGTTGTCTAAAGAAGGCGTCATTTTACTCAAAATCTGCAAGGAAACATGATATTCTGAAGGAGTTGGAGTCTGTGGAAAGAGGCTCAAAGACTTGCATGCTTGTCTTTGAGTGA